A window of Pseudomonas mucidolens contains these coding sequences:
- the xerC gene encoding tyrosine recombinase XerC, protein MERQLDAYCAHLRSERQVSSHTLEAYRRDLNKVLAFCEKQQISSWKTLDIQGLRSLIARLHQQGQSSRSLARLLSAVRGLYHYLNREGLCDHDPANGLAPPKGERRLPKTLDADRTLQLLDGAVEDDFLAHRDQAILELFYSSGLRLSELTSLNLDQLDLADGLVQVHGKGSKTRVLPVGKKAREALQVWLPLRALSNPPDDAVFVSQQGRRLGPRAIQLRVKAAGERELGQNLHPHMLRHSFASHMLESSQDLRAVQELLGHSDIKTTQIYTHLDFQHLATVYDSAHPRAKRIKGGDS, encoded by the coding sequence ATGGAACGGCAACTGGACGCCTACTGCGCTCACCTGCGCAGCGAGCGCCAGGTGTCTTCCCATACGCTGGAAGCCTACCGGCGGGACTTGAACAAGGTCCTGGCTTTTTGCGAGAAGCAACAGATCAGCAGTTGGAAGACCCTCGATATCCAGGGCCTGCGCAGCCTGATCGCACGTCTGCATCAACAAGGCCAATCTTCGCGCAGCCTGGCCCGCCTGTTGTCGGCGGTGCGCGGCCTGTATCACTACCTCAATCGCGAAGGCCTGTGCGATCACGACCCGGCCAACGGCCTGGCGCCGCCCAAGGGCGAACGGCGCCTGCCCAAGACCCTGGATGCCGATCGCACCCTGCAATTGCTCGACGGCGCGGTCGAGGATGACTTCCTCGCCCATCGCGACCAGGCGATCCTCGAGCTGTTCTATTCCTCGGGCCTGCGCCTTTCAGAGCTGACCAGCCTCAATCTCGATCAACTGGATCTGGCGGATGGCCTGGTGCAAGTGCACGGTAAAGGCAGCAAGACCCGCGTGTTGCCGGTCGGCAAAAAGGCCCGGGAAGCGCTACAGGTCTGGCTGCCACTGCGGGCGCTGAGCAATCCGCCGGATGACGCGGTGTTTGTCAGCCAGCAAGGCCGGCGTCTCGGGCCACGCGCCATCCAGTTGCGGGTCAAGGCCGCCGGCGAGCGCGAGCTGGGGCAAAACCTGCATCCACACATGCTCCGGCACTCCTTTGCCAGTCACATGCTCGAGTCATCGCAAGACTTGCGCGCCGTGCAGGAACTGCTTGGCCACTCAGACATCAAGACCACCCAGATCTACACCCACCTGGACTTCCAGCACTTGGCGACGGTGTACGACAGCGCCCATCCACGGGCCAAACGCATTAAAGGCGGCGACTCATGA
- a CDS encoding DUF484 family protein, whose product MTDKPRAPAKHSSSESLEAVAVAAYLEANPDFFVEHEELLPALRIPHQRGDTVSLVERQMKILRERNIEMRHRLSQLMDVARDNDRLFDKSRRLVLSLMDANSLEEVVIAVEDSLRQDFQVPFVSLILFNDTPMPVGRWVTGSDAQTAIGGLLSEGKTISGTLREHELDFLFGEEQRQQIGSTAVVALSHQGLHGVLAIASRDPQHYRSSVGTLFLTYIAEVLGRVLPRFTSALRAVR is encoded by the coding sequence ATGACCGATAAGCCCCGGGCACCCGCCAAACATTCATCTAGCGAGAGTCTGGAGGCAGTGGCGGTAGCCGCTTACCTGGAGGCTAATCCGGACTTCTTCGTCGAACATGAAGAACTGTTGCCGGCCTTGCGCATTCCGCACCAGCGTGGCGACACGGTATCGCTGGTGGAGCGGCAGATGAAGATCCTGCGCGAGCGCAATATCGAAATGCGCCATCGGCTTTCGCAGTTGATGGATGTGGCTCGCGACAACGACCGTCTGTTCGACAAGAGCCGCCGCCTGGTCCTGAGCCTGATGGACGCCAACAGCCTGGAAGAAGTGGTCATCGCCGTCGAAGACAGTCTGCGCCAGGACTTCCAGGTGCCTTTTGTCAGCTTGATCCTGTTCAACGACACCCCGATGCCGGTCGGTCGCTGGGTCACCGGCAGCGATGCGCAAACCGCTATTGGCGGGTTGTTGTCGGAAGGCAAGACCATCAGCGGTACCTTGCGCGAGCATGAGCTGGACTTCCTGTTTGGCGAGGAACAGCGCCAGCAAATCGGCTCGACCGCCGTGGTTGCGCTCAGCCACCAAGGTTTGCATGGCGTGCTGGCCATTGCCAGCCGTGATCCCCAGCATTACAGAAGCTCGGTGGGCACACTTTTCCTGACCTACATTGCCGAAGTCCTGGGCCGGGTCTTGCCGCGTTTTACCAGCGCTCTGCGCGCGGTGCGCTAG
- the dapF gene encoding diaminopimelate epimerase, protein MLLRFTKMHGLGNDFMVLDLVSQHAHILPKHAKLWGDRHTGIGFDQLLIVEAPSNPEVDFRYRIFNSDGSEVEQCGNGARCFARFVLDKRLTAKRQIRVETKSGIIELDIRSDGQISVDMGAPRLVPADIPFLADEQALSYSLDVAGKTVELAAVSMGNPHAVLRVNDINNAPVHELGPKIEHHPRFPARVNVGFLQVIDRSRAQLRVWERGAGETQACGTGACAAAVAAISQGWMDSPLLIDLPGGRLSIEWAGPGQPVKMTGPATRVYEGQVRL, encoded by the coding sequence ATGCTGCTGCGTTTTACCAAGATGCACGGCCTGGGCAATGATTTCATGGTCCTAGACCTGGTCAGCCAGCACGCGCACATCCTGCCCAAGCACGCCAAACTGTGGGGCGACCGCCACACCGGTATCGGCTTCGATCAGTTACTGATTGTCGAGGCCCCGAGCAATCCGGAAGTGGATTTCCGTTACCGGATCTTCAACTCCGATGGCTCCGAGGTGGAACAGTGCGGCAACGGCGCGCGCTGTTTCGCGCGCTTTGTGCTGGACAAGCGCCTGACCGCCAAACGGCAGATTCGCGTGGAGACCAAGAGCGGCATTATTGAGCTGGATATCCGCAGCGACGGCCAGATCAGCGTCGACATGGGCGCACCCCGGCTGGTGCCGGCGGATATTCCGTTCCTGGCTGACGAACAGGCTTTGAGTTACTCGCTGGACGTCGCCGGCAAGACTGTTGAACTGGCCGCGGTGTCCATGGGCAATCCCCATGCGGTGCTGCGGGTCAACGACATCAACAATGCGCCCGTGCACGAGCTGGGACCGAAAATCGAACACCATCCGCGCTTTCCGGCGCGGGTTAACGTCGGTTTCCTGCAAGTCATCGACCGTTCGCGCGCACAATTGCGCGTCTGGGAACGTGGCGCCGGGGAAACCCAGGCCTGCGGTACCGGTGCTTGCGCCGCAGCGGTGGCCGCAATCAGCCAGGGCTGGATGGATTCGCCGTTGTTGATCGACCTGCCCGGCGGACGCCTGTCCATCGAATGGGCAGGCCCAGGCCAACCGGTGAAAATGACCGGCCCGGCCACACGCGTATACGAAGGACAGGTCCGTCTATGA
- the lysA gene encoding diaminopimelate decarboxylase produces MDAFNYRDGELFAEGVALSAIAERFGTPTYVYSRAHIEAQYRAYADALNGTPHLVCYAVKANSNLGVLNVLARLGAGFDIVSRGELERVLAAGGQADKIVFSGVGKSREDMRRALEVGVHCFNVESTDELERLQVVAAEMGVRAPISLRVNPDVDAGTHPYISTGLKENKFGIAIADAEDVYIRAAQLPNLEVLGVDCHIGSQLTSLAPFLDALDRLLALIDRLGECGIYLHHIDLGGGVGVRYRDEEPPQVADYIKAVRERCEGRDLTLMFEPGRYIVANAGVLLTRIEYLKHTEHKDFAIVDAAMNDLIRPALYQAWMNVSAVFPRDGEARAYDIVGPICETGDFLAKDRELALEEGDLLAVHSAGAYGFVMSSNYNTRGRSAEVLVDGDQVFEVRRRETVAELFAGESLLPE; encoded by the coding sequence ATGGACGCTTTTAACTACCGGGACGGCGAGCTGTTCGCGGAAGGCGTGGCGCTGTCCGCGATTGCAGAGCGCTTCGGTACACCGACCTATGTCTATTCCCGTGCCCACATTGAGGCGCAGTACCGTGCCTACGCCGACGCGCTGAACGGTACACCGCATCTGGTGTGCTACGCAGTCAAGGCCAACTCCAACCTCGGCGTGCTCAATGTACTGGCGCGCCTGGGCGCTGGCTTCGACATCGTGTCCCGGGGCGAGCTCGAGCGCGTGCTGGCCGCTGGCGGTCAGGCCGACAAGATCGTGTTCTCCGGCGTCGGTAAAAGCCGCGAAGACATGCGCCGTGCCCTGGAAGTCGGTGTGCATTGCTTCAACGTCGAGTCCACCGACGAGCTGGAGCGCTTGCAGGTGGTGGCCGCCGAGATGGGTGTTCGCGCACCGATCTCCCTGCGAGTCAATCCGGACGTCGACGCCGGTACCCACCCGTACATTTCCACAGGCCTCAAAGAGAACAAGTTCGGCATCGCCATCGCAGACGCCGAGGACGTGTACATCCGCGCAGCCCAACTGCCAAACCTGGAAGTGCTCGGCGTGGATTGTCACATCGGCTCGCAACTGACCAGCCTGGCGCCATTCCTCGACGCCCTCGACCGCTTGCTGGCGCTGATCGATCGTCTTGGCGAGTGCGGCATCTACCTGCACCACATCGACCTCGGTGGTGGTGTCGGCGTGCGTTATCGTGACGAAGAGCCACCGCAGGTAGCCGACTACATCAAGGCCGTACGCGAGCGCTGTGAAGGTCGTGACCTGACCCTGATGTTCGAACCCGGCCGCTATATCGTCGCCAACGCCGGCGTACTGTTGACCCGGATCGAGTACCTCAAGCACACCGAACACAAGGATTTCGCCATCGTCGACGCGGCGATGAACGACCTGATCCGTCCGGCGCTGTACCAGGCCTGGATGAATGTCAGCGCCGTGTTCCCGCGCGACGGCGAAGCTCGCGCCTACGACATCGTCGGCCCGATCTGTGAAACCGGCGACTTCCTCGCCAAGGACCGTGAACTGGCCCTGGAAGAAGGTGATCTGCTGGCTGTGCATTCGGCCGGAGCCTACGGGTTTGTCATGAGTTCCAACTACAACACCCGCGGCCGTAGCGCCGAGGTGTTGGTGGACGGTGATCAGGTGTTTGAAGTGCGTCGCCGCGAGACGGTAGCCGAGTTGTTTGCTGGCGAAAGCCTGCTGCCGGAGTAA
- the lptM gene encoding LPS translocon maturation chaperone LptM has protein sequence MKRLISSLAALVAVACLVSACGQKGPLYLPDDSKDPNEQAQSSQSKAHKHDTN, from the coding sequence ATGAAGCGCCTGATCTCTTCCCTTGCTGCGCTCGTCGCGGTCGCTTGCCTCGTCAGTGCCTGTGGTCAAAAAGGCCCGCTGTATCTGCCCGACGACAGCAAAGACCCGAATGAGCAGGCGCAATCGTCGCAATCCAAAGCGCATAAGCACGACACCAATTAA
- the cyaY gene encoding iron donor protein CyaY — MSLTEARFHDLVDTTQQMLEDIFDESDLDIDLESSAGVLTVKFENGSQLIFSRQEPLRQLWLAARSGGFHFDYDEESERWMCDKSEEQLGEMLERLVREQADIALEFEGL; from the coding sequence ATGAGTTTGACCGAAGCCCGCTTTCACGATCTGGTCGATACAACCCAGCAAATGCTGGAGGATATTTTCGACGAGAGTGACCTAGACATCGATCTGGAAAGCTCCGCGGGTGTGCTTACCGTCAAGTTCGAAAACGGTAGCCAGTTGATCTTCAGCCGCCAGGAGCCGCTACGTCAGCTTTGGCTAGCCGCGCGCTCGGGTGGTTTTCATTTTGACTATGACGAGGAAAGCGAGCGCTGGATGTGTGACAAGAGCGAAGAGCAGTTGGGCGAAATGCTGGAGCGTCTTGTGCGTGAGCAGGCCGATATTGCGTTGGAATTCGAAGGCCTCTGA
- a CDS encoding DUF1289 domain-containing protein: MTQPAPARPPKPLFSNVSPAVPSPCISLCRLDEERVCVGCFRHVEDIREWRSADDQRRRLIVARAEQRKADA; encoded by the coding sequence GTGACCCAGCCTGCCCCCGCACGGCCGCCCAAACCGCTGTTCAGCAACGTCAGCCCGGCGGTACCGTCACCTTGTATCAGTTTGTGTCGCCTGGACGAAGAAAGAGTCTGCGTCGGCTGCTTTCGCCATGTGGAAGACATCCGGGAATGGCGTTCTGCTGATGATCAGCGACGCCGATTGATCGTGGCCCGGGCCGAACAGCGCAAGGCCGATGCTTGA
- the rnk gene encoding nucleoside diphosphate kinase regulator, whose protein sequence is MTAPSIILTRLDVQRLEHLIDRLGDEFPGVEALQAELDRADVVGHDEVPATVVTMNASVHCREQGSGKDYHLTVVYPKDANADAGKISILAPMGSALLGLQVGQHIDWPAPGGKTLKLELLSVEGQPKDGGAFPL, encoded by the coding sequence ATGACCGCACCTTCCATCATCCTCACCCGCCTTGACGTACAGCGTCTGGAGCACCTGATCGACCGCTTGGGCGACGAGTTTCCTGGTGTCGAAGCGTTGCAAGCCGAACTCGACCGCGCAGACGTGGTTGGCCACGATGAAGTACCGGCAACTGTCGTGACCATGAACGCCAGCGTGCATTGCCGTGAGCAAGGCAGCGGCAAGGACTATCACCTGACCGTGGTCTACCCGAAAGACGCGAACGCCGACGCAGGCAAGATTTCGATCCTGGCGCCGATGGGCAGCGCCTTGCTGGGTTTGCAAGTCGGTCAACACATTGACTGGCCGGCGCCGGGCGGCAAGACCCTGAAGCTGGAGCTGCTGAGTGTCGAAGGCCAGCCCAAAGACGGCGGCGCTTTCCCGCTCTAA
- a CDS encoding class I adenylate cyclase, whose amino-acid sequence MTNTHEIRPDLDEGIDRKVLARLRARFLSLNEGRMARAIEGLTPRQQSVLALLPLFFHVNHPLLPGYVSGSTPAGLSNYEPDAQVLAEAQRLTRSFSYKTRHGNPPRPIHGLFLMGSLGTLAQADQSDMDVWVCHAGDLQEEELAELRKKCQLLETWAQTMGAEVHFFLVEPNRFIQGDRDTQLSSDDCGTTQHYLLLDEFYRTAIWLAGRTPIWWLVPVDEESRYTEFTHALISKRFIRADETLDLGHLANIPPGEFVGAGLWQLFKGIESPYKSVLKLLLTEVYASEHPKVQCLSLRFKRAVFTNHLDLDELDPYIVVYRRIEEYLLDRNEPERLELVRRSLYLKVNRKLSAGQRTPGWQRSLLERLASEWGWDQRQLTLLDSRSQWKVRQVASERRALVNELNYSYRFLTQFARTEQTVSLINKRDLNVLGRRLYAAFERKAGKVEFINPGIAPDLAEDTLTLVHSPNRKEPGQHHWGLYNGSLTALEWEHFAPIKRSRDLLEMLTWCHRNGVIDSSTRLALHPGASDLTEFELFNLLGSLQQTIALPLASVEEDRLLRTAIPEEVLLLVNVGVDPLKHHRDLNILMTTERTDSLSYAGVRENLVLTLDHVTLNSWNEVMVSRYDGPHALLDCLRDYLNQLPGDHLPRLRVRCFCHNRAQFIAQRVEEIFDTAQNLLLSRLNHRYLIQVQQHYHVMELTPGQANHVPLTSEQALVEYLCEELASYSPLHLDAMALQDHDLAVLLPMGLPECVQVFYRINEGFAELYVLDEFNALWQQRLPFHDEQSLLVPLQRFLQATIYRRDALSPLDPQQPLAAVQIVYYRLLPSGSGRARRVEPRPAPQTPANKPFYDVQAIIGKGTPGQVSVTLYCDQREFSELEFGDQLFAVVAREIVGQRREPERYRCYITDLDLSGLLGDVQSPSNLYLRYKAQLEQGLNGALEQI is encoded by the coding sequence ATGACCAACACCCACGAAATTCGCCCCGACCTGGACGAAGGCATTGACCGCAAGGTCCTGGCCCGCCTTCGCGCGCGCTTCCTGAGCCTGAATGAAGGCCGCATGGCCCGGGCCATCGAGGGCCTGACACCGCGCCAGCAAAGCGTACTGGCGTTGCTGCCATTATTTTTCCACGTGAATCATCCGCTGTTGCCCGGTTATGTCTCGGGCAGCACGCCGGCCGGGCTGTCGAACTATGAACCGGATGCTCAGGTCCTGGCCGAAGCCCAGCGCCTGACCCGCTCGTTCTCCTATAAGACTCGCCACGGCAATCCGCCACGTCCCATCCACGGCCTGTTCCTGATGGGCAGCCTCGGTACGCTGGCCCAGGCGGATCAAAGTGATATGGACGTGTGGGTCTGCCACGCCGGGGATCTGCAGGAGGAGGAACTGGCCGAACTGCGCAAGAAATGCCAGCTGCTGGAGACGTGGGCGCAGACCATGGGCGCTGAAGTCCACTTCTTCCTGGTTGAACCGAACCGGTTTATCCAGGGTGATCGCGACACGCAACTCAGTTCCGATGACTGCGGCACCACCCAGCACTACCTGCTGCTGGACGAGTTCTATCGCACCGCAATCTGGCTGGCCGGACGCACGCCCATCTGGTGGCTGGTGCCCGTCGATGAAGAAAGCCGTTACACCGAGTTTACCCACGCCCTGATTTCCAAACGGTTTATCCGCGCGGACGAAACGCTCGACCTGGGACACCTGGCGAACATTCCGCCCGGCGAATTTGTCGGCGCCGGCCTGTGGCAACTGTTCAAGGGCATCGAATCTCCCTATAAATCCGTGCTCAAGCTGCTGCTGACTGAGGTCTACGCCAGCGAACACCCCAAGGTGCAATGCCTGAGCCTGCGTTTCAAGCGTGCCGTATTCACCAATCATCTGGACCTTGACGAGCTGGACCCCTACATCGTGGTCTACCGTCGCATCGAAGAATACCTCCTGGACCGCAACGAGCCCGAGCGCCTGGAACTGGTACGGCGCAGCCTGTACCTGAAGGTCAACCGCAAACTCAGTGCGGGCCAGCGCACGCCAGGCTGGCAACGCTCGCTGCTGGAGCGACTGGCCAGCGAATGGGGCTGGGATCAACGGCAATTGACACTGCTCGATAGCCGCAGCCAGTGGAAGGTCCGCCAGGTCGCCTCCGAGCGCCGGGCCTTGGTCAACGAACTCAATTACAGCTATCGCTTCCTGACCCAATTCGCCCGTACGGAGCAGACCGTCAGCCTGATTAACAAGCGCGACCTCAATGTTCTGGGCCGACGCCTCTACGCCGCGTTTGAGCGCAAAGCCGGCAAGGTCGAATTCATCAACCCCGGCATTGCCCCGGACCTGGCCGAAGATACGCTGACCCTGGTCCACTCCCCCAACCGCAAGGAGCCGGGCCAGCACCATTGGGGCCTGTACAACGGCAGCCTGACCGCGCTGGAGTGGGAGCACTTCGCGCCGATCAAGCGCAGCCGTGACCTGCTGGAAATGCTTACGTGGTGCCATCGCAACGGTGTCATCGACAGCAGCACTCGCCTGGCCTTGCACCCCGGCGCCAGCGACTTGACCGAATTCGAGCTGTTCAATCTGCTGGGCAGCTTGCAACAAACCATTGCCTTGCCCCTGGCCAGTGTCGAAGAAGATCGATTGCTGCGCACGGCAATCCCCGAGGAGGTGCTGTTACTGGTCAACGTCGGCGTCGATCCGCTCAAGCATCACCGCGACTTGAATATCCTGATGACCACCGAGCGCACCGACTCCCTGAGCTACGCCGGCGTCAGGGAAAACCTGGTCTTGACCCTGGATCACGTCACCCTCAACAGTTGGAACGAGGTAATGGTCAGTCGTTATGACGGGCCTCACGCCCTGCTCGATTGCCTGCGTGACTACCTCAATCAACTGCCGGGCGATCACCTGCCCCGGCTACGCGTGCGCTGTTTCTGTCATAACCGTGCGCAATTCATTGCACAACGGGTAGAGGAAATTTTCGACACTGCGCAAAACCTGCTGCTCAGCCGACTCAACCATCGGTACCTGATCCAGGTGCAGCAGCACTACCACGTGATGGAGCTGACGCCGGGACAAGCCAACCACGTGCCGCTGACCAGCGAGCAGGCGCTGGTGGAGTACCTCTGCGAAGAATTGGCCAGCTACAGCCCGCTGCACCTGGACGCCATGGCATTGCAAGACCACGACCTGGCGGTGCTGTTGCCCATGGGGCTGCCGGAGTGTGTGCAGGTGTTCTACCGCATCAACGAAGGCTTCGCCGAGCTGTATGTCCTGGACGAGTTCAACGCACTGTGGCAACAGCGCTTGCCGTTCCACGACGAGCAAAGCCTGCTGGTGCCATTGCAGCGCTTCCTGCAAGCGACCATCTATCGACGTGACGCGCTGTCACCGCTGGACCCGCAACAGCCGCTGGCTGCGGTGCAGATTGTGTATTACCGGCTATTGCCATCGGGTAGCGGACGCGCGCGCCGGGTTGAACCACGACCCGCGCCACAAACGCCGGCGAACAAGCCGTTTTACGACGTGCAGGCGATTATTGGCAAAGGCACGCCGGGCCAGGTCAGCGTTACCCTGTACTGCGATCAACGGGAATTTTCCGAGCTGGAATTCGGTGACCAATTGTTTGCAGTGGTTGCCCGGGAAATCGTCGGGCAGCGCCGGGAGCCCGAACGCTATCGTTGCTACATCACCGACCTGGACCTGTCGGGCCTACTCGGTGATGTGCAGAGCCCGAGCAATCTGTACTTACGCTACAAGGCGCAGCTGGAACAGGGACTCAATGGCGCGCTGGAGCAGATTTAG
- a CDS encoding TIGR02647 family protein yields MSYTPELVAELEILALFNLGNSQEGLKVHQTAAPSAIAAAKRLFDKELIDQPDGGYLTSLGRDAAEQAQTLLTILTTANTKETA; encoded by the coding sequence ATGTCGTATACCCCTGAGTTGGTTGCCGAACTGGAAATCCTTGCACTTTTCAACCTGGGCAACTCCCAGGAAGGTTTGAAAGTCCATCAGACCGCTGCACCTTCTGCGATTGCCGCCGCCAAGCGCCTGTTCGATAAAGAATTGATCGACCAACCAGACGGTGGCTACCTGACCAGCCTGGGTCGGGATGCCGCGGAACAGGCCCAGACATTGCTGACGATCCTGACCACCGCCAACACCAAAGAAACCGCCTGA
- a CDS encoding glutathione S-transferase family protein, with the protein MLKLYGFSVSNYYNMVKLALLEKSVPFEEVPFFAGQTPQALAVSPRGKVPVLGVGQGFINETSVILEYIEQTQSGPSLLPADPFQRAQVLALCREIELYIELPARACYGEAFFGMTVPEAIKDKAKAELLLGIASLGRHGRFAPYVAGESFTLADLYFMYSVDLACAVGGKLFGLDLLAELPKAKTLLDTLQKMPSAQRVAADKDAAMPAFMAMIAAKK; encoded by the coding sequence ATGCTCAAACTCTACGGATTTTCGGTCAGCAACTACTACAACATGGTCAAGCTGGCGCTGCTTGAAAAAAGCGTACCCTTTGAAGAAGTGCCTTTTTTTGCCGGGCAAACCCCCCAAGCCCTGGCAGTGAGCCCGCGGGGCAAGGTACCGGTGTTGGGCGTCGGACAAGGATTTATCAACGAAACCAGCGTCATCCTCGAATATATCGAGCAGACGCAGTCAGGACCTTCGCTGCTGCCTGCCGATCCGTTCCAGCGCGCCCAGGTATTGGCGTTATGCAGGGAAATCGAGTTGTACATCGAGCTGCCAGCCAGGGCCTGCTATGGCGAGGCGTTCTTTGGAATGACGGTGCCGGAGGCCATCAAGGACAAGGCCAAGGCCGAGTTATTGCTGGGAATCGCTTCGCTGGGGCGGCATGGGCGGTTTGCGCCGTATGTGGCGGGGGAGAGTTTTACGCTTGCTGATCTGTATTTCATGTACAGCGTGGATTTGGCCTGTGCGGTCGGTGGCAAGCTGTTTGGCCTGGATCTGCTGGCAGAATTGCCGAAGGCCAAGACCCTGCTCGACACATTGCAGAAAATGCCCAGCGCTCAGCGAGTGGCGGCGGATAAGGACGCGGCGATGCCAGCTTTCATGGCGATGATCGCGGCGAAGAAATAA
- the argH gene encoding argininosuccinate lyase: protein MSTDKTNQSWGGRFSEPVDAFVARFTASVNFDQRLYRHDIMGSIAHATMLAKVGVLTDAERDSIIDGLTTIRGEIEAGTFDWRVDLEDVHMNIEARLTDRIGVTGKKLHTGRSRNDQVATDIRLWLRDEIDLILAEITRLQQGLLEQAERESDTIMPGFTHLQTAQPVTFGHHLLAWFEMLSRDYERLVDCRKRANRMPLGSAALAGTTYPIDREYTAQLLGFDAVGGNSLDGVSDRDFAIEFCAAASIAMMHLSRFSEELVLWTSAQFQFIDLPDRFCTGSSIMPQKKNPDVPELVRGKSGRVFGALMGLLTLMKGQPLAYNKDNQEDKEPLFDAADTLRDSLRAFADMIPAIKPKHAIMREAALRGFSTATDLADYLVRRGLPFRDCHEIVGHAVKYGVDTGKDLAEMSLEELRQFSDQIEQDVFSVLTLEGSVNARNHIGGTAPAQVKAAVVRGQALLASR, encoded by the coding sequence ATGAGCACCGACAAGACCAACCAGTCCTGGGGCGGCCGCTTCAGTGAACCCGTCGACGCCTTCGTCGCGCGCTTCACCGCCTCCGTCAACTTCGACCAGCGCCTCTATCGTCACGACATCATGGGCTCCATCGCCCACGCCACCATGCTGGCCAAGGTCGGCGTGCTGACCGACGCCGAGCGCGACAGCATCATCGACGGCCTGACCACCATCCGTGGCGAAATCGAGGCCGGCACCTTTGACTGGCGCGTCGATCTTGAAGACGTGCACATGAATATCGAGGCGCGTCTGACGGATCGCATCGGCGTGACCGGCAAGAAACTGCACACCGGCCGCAGCCGCAACGACCAGGTCGCCACCGATATCCGCCTGTGGCTACGCGACGAAATCGACCTGATCCTGGCTGAAATCACCCGCCTGCAACAAGGTTTGCTGGAGCAGGCCGAGCGTGAATCGGACACCATCATGCCCGGCTTCACCCATTTGCAGACCGCGCAACCTGTAACCTTCGGACACCATCTGCTGGCCTGGTTCGAAATGCTCAGCCGCGACTACGAGCGTCTGGTGGACTGTCGCAAGCGCGCCAACCGCATGCCCCTGGGCAGCGCCGCGCTGGCCGGTACCACCTACCCGATCGACCGTGAATACACCGCGCAACTGCTGGGTTTCGACGCGGTGGGCGGCAACTCCCTGGATGGTGTTTCGGACCGCGACTTCGCCATCGAGTTCTGCGCTGCGGCCAGCATTGCGATGATGCACCTTTCGCGCTTCTCCGAGGAGCTGGTGCTCTGGACCAGCGCTCAGTTCCAATTCATCGACCTGCCTGACCGCTTCTGCACCGGCAGCTCGATCATGCCGCAAAAGAAAAACCCTGACGTTCCCGAGCTGGTACGCGGCAAGAGCGGCCGAGTGTTTGGCGCATTGATGGGCCTGCTGACCCTGATGAAGGGCCAGCCCCTGGCCTACAACAAAGACAATCAGGAAGACAAGGAACCGCTGTTTGACGCCGCCGATACCCTGCGCGACTCACTGCGCGCCTTTGCCGACATGATCCCGGCGATCAAACCCAAGCACGCGATCATGCGTGAAGCGGCCCTGCGCGGCTTCTCCACCGCGACGGACCTGGCCGACTACCTGGTACGCCGCGGCCTGCCGTTCCGTGATTGCCACGAAATCGTTGGCCACGCCGTGAAATACGGTGTGGACACCGGCAAGGACCTGGCGGAAATGAGCCTGGAAGAACTGCGTCAGTTCAGTGACCAGATCGAGCAGGATGTGTTTTCGGTGCTGACCCTGGAAGGCTCGGTGAATGCCCGCAATCATATCGGCGGGACCGCTCCGGCGCAGGTCAAGGCAGCTGTCGTTCGCGGCCAAGCGTTGCTCGCCAGCCGCTGA